In Streptomyces sp. NBC_00569, a single genomic region encodes these proteins:
- a CDS encoding PP2C family protein-serine/threonine phosphatase has product MTQRRPSQPESADDLLTRLGRLAAQARVGAELQHARVELAEALQREMLPVSLPALPGLRTAARYSPARHGLDIGGDWYDAFATPDGALGFSIGDVQGHDVEAAAFMGQIRIALRAVAAFAPDPGEALAQANDLLLSMHRDLFATCSFLRFDPTTWVLESARAGHVPAVWATVDGRYGISVDEGGLPLGMLPGSSYPVTRHRLSTAGAYVLVTDGVVEGPSFPIEAGLERVARVVAAGAGAEPAELAAAVMKVADCTGHQDDSAVLVLRHDPPPAVLPG; this is encoded by the coding sequence ATGACGCAGCGTCGTCCCAGCCAGCCCGAGAGCGCCGACGACCTGCTGACCAGGCTCGGCCGCCTGGCCGCACAGGCACGCGTCGGGGCGGAACTCCAGCACGCGCGGGTCGAACTTGCGGAAGCCCTCCAGCGCGAGATGCTCCCCGTCTCCCTGCCGGCCCTGCCGGGACTGCGGACGGCCGCCAGATACTCGCCGGCCCGCCACGGACTGGACATCGGCGGGGACTGGTACGACGCCTTCGCCACCCCCGACGGCGCCCTCGGGTTCTCCATCGGTGACGTACAGGGCCATGACGTCGAGGCCGCCGCCTTCATGGGGCAGATCCGCATCGCCCTGCGTGCGGTGGCCGCCTTCGCCCCGGACCCCGGCGAGGCGCTCGCCCAGGCCAACGACCTGCTGCTGTCGATGCACCGCGATCTCTTCGCGACCTGCAGCTTTCTCCGCTTCGACCCGACGACCTGGGTACTGGAGTCCGCCCGTGCGGGCCACGTCCCCGCCGTCTGGGCCACGGTCGACGGCCGGTACGGCATCTCGGTGGACGAAGGCGGGCTGCCGCTGGGCATGCTGCCCGGGTCCAGCTACCCCGTCACCCGGCACCGCCTCTCGACGGCGGGCGCGTACGTCCTGGTCACCGACGGCGTGGTCGAAGGTCCCTCGTTCCCGATCGAGGCGGGCCTGGAACGGGTGGCCCGGGTCGTCGCGGCCGGGGCGGGCGCCGAACCCGCGGAACTGGCCGCCGCGGTGATGAAGGTCGCCGACTGCACCGGCCACCAGGACGACTCCGCGGTACTGGTCCTGCGCCACGACCCGCCACCGGCGGTCCTGCCCGGGTGA
- a CDS encoding VOC family protein, with amino-acid sequence MTSKFTELAIDCADPRALARFWCSVLGYEVQDEEDGLVTIGSPAAPEGKDRPGPVPPALTFARVPEGKTVKNRLHIDVNPTDREQDEEVRRLLDLGARHVDVGQGDVSWVPLTDPEGNEFCVLATRHA; translated from the coding sequence ATGACCAGTAAGTTCACCGAGCTCGCGATCGACTGTGCCGATCCCCGCGCTCTCGCCCGGTTCTGGTGCTCTGTCCTCGGCTACGAGGTGCAGGACGAGGAGGACGGACTGGTCACCATCGGCTCGCCCGCGGCGCCTGAAGGCAAGGACCGCCCCGGCCCGGTGCCACCGGCGTTGACCTTCGCGCGTGTGCCCGAGGGCAAGACCGTCAAGAACAGGCTCCACATCGACGTCAATCCGACCGACAGGGAGCAGGACGAAGAGGTCCGTCGCCTGCTCGACCTCGGCGCCCGGCACGTCGACGTCGGGCAGGGCGATGTGAGCTGGGTCCCACTCACCGACCCGGAGGGGAACGAGTTCTGCGTCCTCGCGACCCGTCACGCCTGA
- a CDS encoding DUF5994 family protein, with amino-acid sequence MAESDTPHQPPLLLPDAARQGAEPATAPLRLETTQSREALLDGAWWPRSHNIVAELPALITELTSRLGPIARVGLDSAAWEELPTRLIIDDRVVHLDAHEVGDGTALLTRGDGDYFVLLVVPPESEPAAARAVMARAVHDDNITEAAQLLVADPDEP; translated from the coding sequence ATGGCTGAATCCGACACCCCCCACCAGCCCCCACTGCTTCTGCCGGACGCGGCCCGACAAGGGGCCGAACCCGCAACGGCCCCGCTGAGGCTGGAGACCACCCAGTCCCGCGAAGCGCTCCTCGACGGCGCATGGTGGCCCCGCTCCCACAACATCGTGGCCGAGCTGCCCGCCCTGATCACGGAGTTGACCTCACGCCTCGGCCCCATCGCACGGGTCGGACTCGACTCCGCCGCCTGGGAGGAACTCCCGACCCGCCTGATCATCGACGACCGAGTCGTGCATCTCGACGCCCACGAGGTCGGCGACGGTACCGCCCTCCTCACCCGCGGCGACGGGGACTACTTCGTCCTGCTGGTCGTGCCTCCCGAGTCGGAGCCCGCGGCGGCCCGCGCCGTGATGGCCCGCGCGGTCCACGACGACAACATCACCGAGGCCGCACAACTCCTCGTCGCCGACCCCGACGAACCCTGA
- a CDS encoding MASE1 domain-containing protein gives MVRTEELRRLSETLLRVLAVAAAYYATGRVGMWQRIVLEGAVVTPLWLPTGVAVTCLLWMGLRIWPGIALGAFMLIESIGPFGPSDLAIVAANTLAPVCAYLLLRKVGFRIEMDRLRDGVALVFLGGLLPILLSATVGAGVLALSGKLAWSVFWPVWAAWWAGDAMGVLVGTPLLIALSRARPPWNTRRWPEAAALVVAAVVITPVATRSALALLFLVFPLLTWAALRFQLAGAAPCVLFVSVLGISAATDHVGPFGHHTLFEVMVNLQALNGSAALTGLLLAAMVTEQKNIRRKIEQAVSDLTEVVEHLAAPPRREE, from the coding sequence GTGGTGCGCACCGAGGAACTCCGTCGCCTCTCCGAGACCCTGCTGCGGGTCCTCGCCGTCGCCGCCGCCTACTACGCGACCGGCCGGGTCGGCATGTGGCAGCGGATCGTCCTCGAAGGCGCGGTCGTCACCCCGCTCTGGCTCCCGACCGGCGTCGCCGTCACCTGCCTGCTCTGGATGGGCCTGCGGATCTGGCCGGGCATCGCGCTCGGCGCCTTCATGCTCATCGAGTCGATCGGCCCCTTCGGCCCGTCCGACCTCGCGATCGTCGCCGCGAACACTCTCGCCCCGGTGTGTGCCTACCTGCTGCTGCGCAAGGTCGGCTTCCGCATCGAGATGGACCGGCTGCGGGACGGGGTCGCCCTGGTCTTCCTGGGCGGACTCCTGCCGATACTCCTCAGCGCCACCGTCGGTGCGGGCGTGCTGGCGCTCTCCGGCAAACTGGCGTGGAGCGTGTTCTGGCCGGTGTGGGCGGCGTGGTGGGCCGGTGACGCGATGGGCGTACTCGTCGGCACCCCGCTGCTGATCGCGCTGAGCAGGGCCCGGCCCCCCTGGAACACCCGCCGGTGGCCGGAGGCCGCGGCCCTGGTGGTCGCCGCCGTCGTCATCACACCCGTGGCCACGAGAAGCGCCCTCGCCCTGCTCTTCCTCGTCTTCCCGCTGCTCACGTGGGCGGCGCTGCGCTTCCAGCTCGCGGGGGCGGCGCCGTGCGTGCTGTTCGTGTCCGTACTGGGGATCTCGGCGGCCACCGACCACGTCGGCCCGTTCGGCCACCACACCCTCTTCGAGGTCATGGTCAACCTCCAGGCACTCAACGGCTCGGCCGCGCTCACCGGGCTCCTGCTCGCGGCGATGGTCACCGAACAGAAGAACATCCGCCGGAAGATCGAGCAGGCGGTCAGCGATCTGACGGAAGTGGTGGAACACCTGGCGGCGCCGCCGCGGCGGGAGGAATGA